The segment GCCTTGGACTAAAGATGATTAGCTCTAGTTTGGCTAATTTGTTACATGGATTTAATTGGAAATTACCAGACAATATGAAAGTTGAAGATTTAGGCATGGATGAAGTTTATGGATTAGCAACACCTCGGAAATTTCCACTGATAGCAGTAGTGGAGCCTCGACTCCCACTTAATCTTTATTAGTAGTGAATTAATGTGTAATATTTTTTCTGTTGCCAGCTCTTTTGGTACGAAGGATTTCTAATCTATGTTGTTCGCCCATGGCTCTGCACAATGGTGTCATAGTCATCGTGTACCAATGCTTTATGTTAGttgaaataaaatctaaaacaataaGTTAGCTTTGAAGGGGCTTAGTGTCCATTTGgaataacttatttagttgaaactgaaaatttttcgtaaaaaatatagaaaaaatgttaaaaaataagttgaatagtatagtgggacccataaataatatcaTAAAGTGCAGTGTGAttcatgaataatatcaaaaagtacaatgaaacctataaatagtagtaaaaataagctgaaagtGAAGATAAGCTGAAAATTTTAACTCATCCTTAATGCacactttattttaaaatatggtaaacaaaataagttttttaacaaacaaaattttttagtgAATCAACACTACAAGGTTCATAATGTTTTGATTGCAAACCGTGAACAAATAAATGTATGTCTCGTGTTTCTTTCAGGTTCAATACTTAGTTTCATAACAactcaagaaaataaatttatgtattCTCGACAGCTAGTTGATCGATCAAGATCCTCTGAGCAATTTGTATGGTTTAATTTGAGaattgtgagaaaaacatttttcaaagcTTGGCCTCCTTAGAAAAAATTCTTGACCCTCACTAGATTTCTCAAAGCACACGCTCAAGATAATAGTCAAATACTTGAAGAATTCTctcatttctttaaaaaaatataataataataacaataataatgaagTTATCAGGAATGCACAATCCTcacaaggtaaaaaaaaaaaaaaaaaatcgttgtAATTGACAAATAATATGAAAGAGTTTGATTGCACAAACTCAAGTAATTTTGACCTCAATTTTAAACGGCAAATGTTGATATAAGCTAATTGAGCAATTTAACGCCCAATTGTTTAAGTGATTAGCCAATTAACATTAGCATGCATGGATTAACATAAAATAGAGCAAATATTCAAAACACCCATAACACACCGAAGTGTTTACGAAGAGGAAAATCCGAGTGCTGGGTGGAAAAATCTCTCTTTGGTGTATCACTACCAAATGACCCACTAGAGAAAATAGTTGCAATACATTTTTCACACAAAGCCCTTGTACATGATTATTTTCCTAAACTATTCTTAAAATAATGTAATTGTTTTATAATAAAGTATAGTTTATACAATATACTAGATTTTCTAAATTATGCtatctatatttgttattttaaaatgttttaaattttgtaagtttattttattttgtaaataatgtaaATGTTCATCCTCTATACGTCTTGAATGGTCTAAAGAGAAAGCAAATATATGTAAaaccatcatatatatatatatatattagaaaaaatatacaaaatcttTAATAAAACAAggtaatgtaattttttttttttttgagtagatATAAGGTAATGTAATTTCGTTAAGAACCTACCAACATTATGCTAAAAATGTGATATAATTGTCAATGAAGCAGTTTCTCTTTCTACGCAAATCTCTCCTCCCAATGCATCACCAAAGTTGATCGAATCAAGAACTTACCAACATTATGTTGAGAATATGACATAATTGTCAATGAAGCAATTTCTCTTTCTACACAAACTTATGCTCACAATGCATCAtcgaagtggactgaatagatTGAAATGGACCGagtggaccaaagtggacaacATGGATCGAATGGACCAAGTTGGACTGAAATAGAATGAATGGCCCAAACTATACTAAACTAGATCGAATGAACTAAATTAgaccaaaatgataaaaaaaacaaaaaaacaaattgaattgGACTGAATTGGACCAGAATAGACAGTTGTAAACTGAAATGCTACTTTGATGTGGTTCAACAggagaataataataataaatgctatGTTTCAGCATTTAGatattatatttgataatttatGAGTATAAGGGTATTATAGTAAATTAGTAAttgttctaatttttataacatAAGATGCATTTGTGGACCCCAGAAGAGACTCACTCCATTCATCTCCCTCTTTCTTTCCTTCCTCAACTGAACAAGAgaaacctaattttttttttctccttatctttcctttctctctcccttccACTGATCCAAACACAGTGTTAAGTTTGCAACAGTTGTTAATTTCAtctttcaattttgaaaattttttttttttgataggttgaaATGGTTATTAGTATTAGGAATATCCCCTAAAGAAGCACAAGAAGCACCTAGGCTTGCTCCTTTTTCtcctaatttttaatattaaaaatgctaTTACTggtttttttagtaaaatataaaatataaaatactttaattctttttcttttctctccttcaCCGTTGGCCACACTAATCCCTTTGTCGCAACCAAAGCTCTTCTTATCTACTTGATCTCTATCGTACTCTCCCCTTTCTCCACCCAACCTGACTCTCATTCCTCATTTTCACCTATGAAACGGCTCatcaaaacttgctttttcatCCCCACTTTCACTCTAATCGGACAATACCTTGTAACATTAAAATagaaacacttataaagattaGATTAGCTTCTCATTTATAATTTAGATGATTTGGTGAGTTGTTAATTTATggttaataattaaatattttggtGTCATGTAGGATTGCAACCTCTTACCCCAATCTGTGATCCATATCAATTAACACCGTTTGATATTTCCAACTACGATATCAATGGTTCTAGTAGCCCCCTCTCCCAAGTTCCAACTAtggaattattaataaataaataaataaataaaaactcacaAAAGATTAATTGCAAGATCATATTGATCATtgagatgaaaaataaatatatcatGCCGAAGGGTCTGGAACAGAGAAGTTTTATCGAACAAACAGTGCTTGAGGAAAAGCACAATGCACTAAAGTTACTTTAAAAGAGTACATTTTAAGGCCCACTTGCATTGCAGAAATCTCCCAACTGGGCTCAACTTTATTATACACTATTCTGTTTCACCATGTTCAAGCCACACTGCCAcactattaattaattaccaTAAGCTGTTTTTTTTATAGCTGATTACCATAAGCCAAAGACTATATACATTGAAAGCATAACGCAACATCAGCTGCCAAACATCGGAATCAGACAAGCGCCATTTTTTTACATTCGCATCTTCTCCCCACCAGCTTAACATGAAAGAAAGAGGGGAACTAAAACATGGGCCATTCTGTTCAAAAGCAATTGCAGATAATACTGGCATTGCTCACAAAATGCAGTCCGTTCTTGCGGGCAATCTCCTGAAAAATTCATTAGTATTGAAGGAAACTTTTTACGAAACCTAGGATGCCTCAACAAATAGAATCCCGTGAGAAGGGCCACAACTTTGAATGGTGTAACATAAACAACAATGGCAGCTACCAGATGGATTATCATACATAGCACTTTCGCTCTTGGGTCTCGCCACATCAACAAAGATTGCAGCCTCTCCCCTTGACTAGCCACGTTGTCAACCACCGCTTGAATCTTCGCACCAATAGATCTCAAACGATCATATCTCATCCTTACGAGGTCGGAAGACCGGGAAGTTGGGAATGTATCAAATTCCTCATCAAGTTCATCAGGAAGGACAGAAACAGCATGAGAAAGGCTAACGTCTATGTGAGGAGGATGCCTTGGCCTGTGTCTATAATACCAAGCCCCAATCAAGAAAGGGCAGAGGAAAATGGCGAGTAAGATGAACTCTGGATAGATGACCAGTATTACATACAATATGTGAATCAATATGGTTGTGCTGTGGTTTTTCCAGTAGCAAACCTCATTATACCATTTCCGTAAGAAGAATAGCCCACCCAAAACGCCCATAACCCTGGAAAAGTTTAGTTCGCTCTTCCTCATACTCCACATATGGGAGTCCACATGCAATATATACTCCACCACCTCTTTCATCGGTGGTGGCTCAGTCAGGCTCAACCTCATTGATATCATTTGAGTTGCCAGGTGCCTCAAGTTATCAAGCTGATAAACGTTTAACGGATGAATATAGTGCATTTTTGGAAGAAGTGGCTGTGAGTACGTGTGCATCATATTAAGCAATGAGGAGCAAGTGAACCTCACAGCCAAATGAATTTCAGACATGAAAGCACTCTGATGTTCTGAAGTAAGCTGTGGCATTATCTTTTTCATTCTATTAGCCAAAACTTTAGCGAGAATTCTATATAAAACATTGCTTAAACTAATTAGCCTATATTTAGAAATGTATTTTGGGGACTTAACTTTAGGAATTAAAGTTACGAAAGAATGACCAAGGGAGGGAGGCAATGAACCTGAATTCAAGTACTCCAAAATGGCTTGAACAATGTCTTCCCCAAGCAAGGACCAATAGCTTTGGTAAAACAATGGTGGCATGCCATCAAGGCTCGCTGATTTGAGCGGTGCCATCTGTTTTAAAGCTTTCTCAATCTCCTCTGAAGTAAATTCAGCAATAAGCAATTCATTCATCTTAGTCGTTACTCGTTGCAAAATAGAGTCCAAAACTGCCTCAAAGCCACTCGGATTGCTTGAAGTAAACAACTGCTGGTAGAAATTCAAAACTATGGCAGAAATCCATGTGGGATGAGTGGTCCAACTACCCGAATCATCAAACAAACCATTGATATAGTTTTTCCTCCTCCGCTACGATGCCTTACTATGGAAGAATCATGTATTTTTGTCTCAATCTTTCAGCCACAAAACCTGAGATCTCTAAGCCCACATCTTTGCCTCCATATCCATTAATAAATTGATCTCCTTCTCAAGTTGCCTCATACGTTTAGAATCACCCCCTTTGATTGCTTACATCTCGGCTTGCACAAGGAGTCTTCGCTTTTTTTCTAACTCATGCCTAACAttgccaaatttttttctaatctaGCTTTCTAGTTCCTTCCAACACTTAACTACTTTTTTAATGATTCTAGTGCCCCATGGTTCAGCACTGTCTTCCCTCTAAACCGCTTCAATTGTTCTGCTACAACCTGCATCAGACATCCACATATGCTCAAAGCGAAATGGTTTTTTCATTTGACAATCCATACCTGCCTGTGCAATCAAAAGAGGTTTATGGTCTGAAGTGGTGACATCAAGGTTTTGTTGCAACTGCCCTATCAAGTCGTTCCCAAACTATATAACCAACAAAGTGTTTGTGCCAAGTATATTGAGTtccaacaaaacccaagtccatGAATCGGCATTCATCCAAAACATCTTGGAACGGCTGCATTTGGCTGTGAGGTTGAATCCTCCCTCcccttttctaatttttcttcgTAATTTCATTAAAGTCACCTGCACATAAGCATGGTGCTGGACCCCTAGTTTTCAGGCTACGTAGTTTAGCCCAAGCTTCGTGTCTCTTCTACATATCCGACTCCCCATAAAAACCTGTAAACCTCTATTCATCCTCCTTGTTCTTGTTTATGGTAGTGTCAATGTGATACTTGGAAAAGGTTTCGACCTTAAGATCAAAGTCTGCTTTCCAAAAAATACTAATTCTAGCCTTACTTTGTCTGTCCATGTTTTGGCTAAAAACATAACAGAGGAAGCTTGTGCCTTCACCAATTCTGCAAGCTAATCTTCTATCTACTGGTTCCCAAGCCTGCGGCAATTCCAACATAAAAGACTCATTGCTTCTGGTAGGGCTAGGAACCAGCCTCCGCCAATATCTTATTGTTTTCATTGCCTATCtgagaaacaaatatatatatatatatatatatatatatatattttgtaactCAAAGTGACTAGTTGTGTGTTGGGTGGTTCTTTTTGTTCCCACGGCTTCCTCCATAACAACATCAGTTCCAACACATGATCTGGATATTCTTTTCTATGTGCCTTCATTGCTTCTAGGTACATTTAGTGCATCAGGTAACACTGATAGGGGCAGGCATGGTTGACAGGGAAGTGCATGTGCATGTGTTTGAATTCTGCCTTTTTCCACATCATTAATTGAGAGGGAttccaaaatattttccttaccCGTGGCTTGGACATTTTTGGAGGATAATTCTGGTATGGGATCAAATATGCCAATATCTCGGTCTATCTCCTGTAATTTTTCCTCAAATAGCTCAGCATATAAATCATTTTGCTgcaattttgggtttttgaaaatatcCTCAGCTGTCATCACCTGATTTATGGGAATTGAATTTAATTCCCTCGGATTCTGCTCTTGAAAATCTAGAATAATAACAACCTCTTCCATGGACTCTATATTTCCTTTCCTAGCCTTATGATCTCCGGTGAAGGTCCTGCTTTCCGAACCACCATTGGAGGTGGTTTGCTTGTCTTTGATTTAGAGGTAGTAGTTGTACTCTGACAACCACTTGGTCTGTTACTATAGAACCTAGGGACTATAATCATAGTTCGTCATGACGACATAAAAGGTGGTGCATGAATCCAAGGTCCAAATTGTTGTGCTTCAGTTGGTAGTGTACCTTCACTCTTTAACCATAGTTCATAGTCTCTGTCATCATGTGTCAAACTCCCACACCAATAACATAGATTAGAAAGTCTTTCATATTTAAAAGACACCTATAACTCCTTACCATTCTCCAAGGATATCACTCTACCTCTGCTCAAAGGCTGTGAGATATCAACCGTGACTTGAACTCTGAAAAACCATCACCCTCGACATCCATATCCTCAATTAGCTTGTTCACCATGCCAATAGCTCCATAAATCTTTTCTGCCATTGCTCTTGTTCTAAAACGCATGAGAATGTCGTGTACCTAGACCTAGAAGGTAAccatattaaatttcatatccACAACATCAATATCTTTGTCATATCGTTGTAAAACCATGAGGTGCTTGTCAAAACTCCATGGTTCCACTGCAAGAACTTTCTCCATCTCAGTCTTGTTGTTAAAAGTGAATAACACCACATGGTCTCCCTCTTTTTGAACCTTGAAACCATTCCTCGCTCTCCAAATGGGTGAGAAAGTTTTGGCAATAGCATCAATGTTGAGTGCCCGTTTGGTCAAGAATTTGGCTACAAGAACATATTCAgtctaaatgttcaaaatgtgtgtaaaacacccttgaacgtttagacccccaaattacaaattaccaattcaagcttatcaaCAAACAATGTACGTGCGGAAAAtgtaaataagctaaaacagaattgataacataatttaaaccaaataaaatcacattcacagtagaaattaaatgggaAAGATTAAGGAAAacgagatgcaaatacaaggacaacacagcgatgtgttatcgaagaggaaacagAAATCTTTGGCGTAGAACCTCTTCGCCgctctccaagcggtaaataatccactagagaatcaagttgggatacatgaataatagaaaaccctctaagcctaatctgcccagtatacctaagccctccaagtttctacTCTaatgaggttacgccgaacctttgtcttctctagcttactggATTTCGCTATAGCCCATAGTATCAActaatatcaattggtcccttctaattgcttcccaagcaccaaaaagccttctcacagatatggatatggtgagaataggatttggctaatgaacCTCTCAAAGATTGTAACAATgaagagggtgagagttgagaaatttgaagagtcactatatAAAAATTGTGGACgagtcaattttgtttttctctagggtttctctctcaaaattctttctggAAACTCTCAATATTTCgagggtataaggggtatttatactagagtgagaaaggaatgcgaagagtcagtttttccaaaatagagtggactggcgacttggcctcgtgacttgactgagtcgcgagtccaAGCCACGAGCTAACtaaatggccagtctggactttttgtcctatagtgctatAGTTAGTATGATggttcagcttctctgcatgcttcacttgTGTGTATCATCTGGTGGTTTGCTAGTCGCGAGCCACCTGCAAGATCCAGTCGAGAGTCCCTGCTTCAGTGCACATTCTTGAGTATTTCTTCACacactctcacacactacccttatatgattcccacctaaatacagggtttctaagtgctgaattacaagaaaattggcacggaataaagccaacacaatggttgattaaattcaaccttacacagtCATTGCCTCTTCTTCTGTGAGTAGGAGGTTTGACCCTTCAACATCAGATAGGGTTAACCAGCTCCATGATTTTGTAAGATCCTCCATACaagggaaattaaaaagaagaaaattgttTCCGAATCCCCTAAAAACAGAAAAACCCATAAAACCTCGAAGGTAAACCTGTTACCTCGAGGTACGAAGACACCTTCGAAGAAAGGACAACTATTCTACGACCTAGGAGAAGGTTGGAGAACTAAGCCTTTCACTAGCGAGAAGAACAGGCACATATTGTAGTGTTTCTTCGCTGAGAAAACGCTGGAAGTATTGACAAAGcacaattggattttttttttttttttaataaaaaaaaactagtgtttgttttgattgaaaatttgaaagtgGCTGCAAGGTTCATGAAAAGTAAGACTGCATTTTGCACATgtctgtctttttctttctctcataaaaaaaacttgattagTCACATTGGAGATAGGCCTACACGTGGGATCTACCATCAGTCTAGTAGAGTCTTCACCGACTCTAGACCATTAGGCCTGCAGTATAGTCTTTGTATTTTCTTCTCCCTGATTTCAATAATTGCAACATTGTGGAATATCTTTTACAGTGTGTTTGATAACACTAgaggagagagatagagaagagAAATCGTCTGAAAAGTGGTCATTTCTTCTATTTGGTTAGCATGGAAGAGAGCTACAAATTTGCAATCCACCCAATTTGGATGAATTTGAAAGGAGACAatagtttttaaaaacttgcgcccacataaataatataatatgccTTGAAGTTATATATTTGCTCATAATTTTTATGCATGTTTCACATTTATATGGGCATAAAAGTGAAGAAAtacatattttcttttcatgtaCTTTCTTATTACAAGCCaaacaaatgaaagaaaaattcattcctctcttttcttttccccttcTCTCCTCATTTCCAAATGTATACAAgagatttaatttcttttcttttcttttctttctcatttcctttctattattcatttttttttctcttctcttccctcATTTGTAACCAAACAAAGTATTAGGTGGAAACATttgatgttttgttttgttgtctCTTTTGTTCTATATAATACTAGCttcggaaggaaatttattaGGTAGTTCGGAAGTAtattctctccctctcaataaTAAATCACTGCGGAATGTATAAGGCATCCTATATCCAATAGAAGTATTGTATCTAATATAGCAAGAAGTGTGTGATAGTTCAATAAGTGTTGTTTCTACAAAAAGTAATATTCAACAAGTGTAAGGAAAATGGCAAGAGAGAAACAATGAGTGGTGTGTGTAACAAAATGAATGTAATATATTAAGCATCAATAAAAGCTtctattttattgataatttatttGTGTATTTTATTTGAGTGTGGTGAGATTTATCACAAAGCACTTGACAAAATATTTATCTTTtgtgtgtcaaatttaatttgacAAAGCTTCCGCTGTAGCAAATTCCATCCTTTagagtatgtttggttggaggtgaaataggaaggatgaaaaaaaagagggagagaaaagtaGAGAGATAGTGTTTTTAGTGGGTGTTTGATTAGAAGGGAgagaggaaaataaattagtGGGGCCCAGGTgttttctccccaaattggGGAGAAAACAAGAGAGAAAATGTTTAGACAACATTACCTTTGTGTTGTGCTAACGTGCTGGGTAACCTGGGTCTCTACTGACTACTGTTCacaatttttgcaatttttttttttctttcctgcaatttttgcaatttttttaatacacattttgtcattttttgtacTGTGTcaactatttctctctcttttttttttttaataataaatttccttctttagttttttatcctcttccttatttatttatttatttttattaatctcctttagtttttttgtcatttttttaaatgtgctacgttcacaacatttttacagcaaatcataggtgattagttgttattagttttaatttgaatctatcactaaaattacttttctaCCCTACTAAtaataaccaataacaacctgtcacataagatttgttgtggaaatgttataaaaatgttgtgaacatatcatatttttcttttctttttttctttctttagctttttttgttttttcctgcacttttaatttttaggtgtttttattttttgttcattcattttcttttcctttatttgttacttttatttttatctattacgaacactttttttttttatctattaagggcatgaaagtaaatttatacaaactatattttctatCTCTCCACTTTTATACTCTCAAACCAGAGACTatgagaaaaaactaaaaatttttctatcctcctacttttcTATTCTCTCCCAATTTTCTACCATCTTATTTTTTCACTCATCCAACCAAACGGCCCTTAAATGAGAGCAATCTTGGTCCTATTCTTTTCGATAAGACTCCATCTTGCTTtcaccctcttcttcttctccaataATCTAGATTACTAACTCAAGATCTAAAGTAAAACACAAGCTTAGAGGAAGATATGGAGGTTGATCATTTCAGTCATGAGCATCCGTTGACCttcattgaaaatgagaaacaAATTTCACGAAAGCACAGGAAGAAGAATATTTTATGCAAAGGGTGCCAGAAATTCTGCACTTTTCCACTCTACGCTTGCACCCAGACCCAGTGCTCGTTTTATCTGCACAAATCATGCGCCGAGCTCCCAACGGAGTTCCAAAATCCCTTTCACCCACATGGACCTCTCACGCTACGCTTCGATCCCAGTAAATCATTTCCCTGCAGGGCTTGTTTTAAAAGTTGCATTGGCTTCTACTTTCACTGCGAGGTACGCAAATTTGACCTGCATCTTGATTGTGCTTTTCTAATGACCActgcagaagaagaagaacaacagCAAGGCTGTAAGCAACTACAACACTGTATCCACTTGCATCCACTGGTACTTGTTGACAAGAAGGATGAGGTAGTTAATCAAATTAAATGCTTTATATGTGGGGAACATTGCTTCGCTGCTTGCTATGGCTGTGACCCTTGTGGTATCTCTCTTCACAAACCATGTGCTGAATTCCAGTACCCACAAGAAATCCAAAACTTCACTCACTCATGCCCTCTCACCCTCCAAACTCGAGTCCATCCCTTTCGCTGCCAAGCCTGTGACACTTGTATGATGGGCATTTCTTACCGCTGTGAGCAGTGCAGGTTTAATATTGATGTTGAATGCGCCTTATTAAGGAGCATAAAATCTGATGACGGAAAGCAAATTAAACATTTCAACCACAAGCATCCCTTGACTCTCATTGAGAAATTAGGGGATGGTGACCAAGTTCATTGCTTCGTGTGTGGACAAGGCTGCTTAGGAACAACCTACTACGTATGCAACAAATATGAAGGGGAATTTTCACTCCATGAATCCTGTGCTGGTTCTGCTCCGAGGATCTATGACTTTCCTCCACCCAGACCACCCTCTATCCCTGCTTCTTAGGCCAACCAATACAACCCCAGTCAAATTTCGATGCAATGCGTGCTGTGGCGATTGCTGTGACTTGACCTACCGATGTGAGCTCTGTGATTTTAACTTGCATAGGGAACGCACTGGACAAGTTCCCaccataaaatatgaaaatcatAGACACCTTCTCTTACTGGGGCCGAAGATGGGGGCTGAAGTTAAGTGCAATGCCTGTGAAAGCACCTGTGATTCTTTAATATTCCGTTGCCCTCAGTGCGATTTCAATCTTGATGTTCAATGTGGTCCATTACCATTTACCATCAAACATAAATGTCATGTAGATTCTCTCACCCTTACAGATTCCCCTGTTGAAGACGATTCAGATGATGAACTCTACTGTGATGTTTGCgaggaaaaaagaaatccacGATTTCCATTTTACTATTGTGCAGATTGTTAATTTGTAGCTGCGGTCTCATGTGTGATCTCTGAGGTATGCTCATCTTTTGCCCTTTACTCAGATTTTCTTTTGGGTTACAATCAGTGGGTTTGAAAtataagaaaacataaaaaaaataaagcaaataaCGGACAGCTACTTCGGAAGAATTAAATagtgaatttcattttttttttttttttttacaagtaacAAAGTGAATTTCATGTAAGCCTTGGATACCAATAGAGCAAAAGAAGCCGATTCTGCCATATTCCTCTGTCCACACTTTCAAAGGAAAACTTTACTCTCCCATCTGTAGCACTTGGTATCTTCTAAAATGGTCTGCACCTGCCTAGGAGAtgac is part of the Quercus robur chromosome 9, dhQueRobu3.1, whole genome shotgun sequence genome and harbors:
- the LOC126700930 gene encoding uncharacterized protein LOC126700930, translated to MEVDHFSHEHPLTFIENEKQISRKHRKKNILCKGCQKFCTFPLYACTQTQCSFYLHKSCAELPTEFQNPFHPHGPLTLRFDPSKSFPCRACFKSCIGFYFHCEVRKFDLHLDCAFLMTTAEEEEQQQGCKQLQHCIHLHPLVLVDKKDEVVNQIKCFICGEHCFAACYGCDPCGISLHKPCAEFQYPQEIQNFTHSCPLTLQTRVHPFRCQACDTCMMGISYRCEQCRFNIDVECALLRSIKSDDGKQIKHFNHKHPLTLIEKLGDGDQVHCFVCGQGCLGTTYYVCNKYEGEFSLHESCAGSAPRIYDFPPPRPPSIPAS